In Trichoderma atroviride chromosome 2, complete sequence, one DNA window encodes the following:
- a CDS encoding uncharacterized protein (EggNog:ENOG41), with protein sequence MSRPTRYEPKLHTAIESSLPCSKVAEADLLVDRDRPNYLKTLVVLDDDPTGTQTVHGISVLTTHSESMLRTQLKRKESGFFILTNTRAFHHDQAKDLLQVILINLRAAASKEGVEIEVVTRSDSCLRGHFPLEPDLVNRMIDPVDACILAPAFFEGGRITVDDVHYVREGAMLVPVADTPFAKDKAFGFKSSNLREWVVEKFKRERKHAPEVTSISLGELRHPDAVSQIASKLERLSISAASATVGIPLIIILNAVNYNDMATFIAARARTKARFVYRSGASLVSAYLGIGKSPPLSPKRLFESSSTSGRGGLIIVGSYVPRTTTQLEHLLQKNVETLKHIELDVDEILAASPDERIGIVRNCSHLVNDTIAGGVDVVVSTSRKLVSSDEPSESLSMGKIISEALCDITRRVETKPRYIIAKVTKFEYFKPTIRNLAKHQQGGITSSDIATKALGIEKATVVGQVAPGIPVWEPSDDCSPKWPGLPYVVFPGNTGEDATLGDLVWAFRHERG encoded by the exons ATGTCGCGACCAACCCGATATGAACCCAAGTTGCATACGGCCATTGAATCTTCTCTACCATGCTCAAAGGTGGCAGAGGCTGACTTGTTGGTGGACCGCGACCGCCCAAACTATCTCAAGACTCTCGTCGTGCTGGATGATGATCCAACAGGAACTCAGACGGTTCACGGAATCTCTGTGCTGACAACTCATTCCGAGTCCATGCTACGAACGCagctgaagagaaaagaaagcgGATTCTTCATATTGACAAACACTCGTGCATTCCATCATGATCAG GCCAAAGATCTTCTTCAGGTGATCTTGATCAATTTACGCGCCGCCGCATCTAAAGAAGGCGTAGAGATTGAAGTCGTCACAAGATCTGACTCATGCTTGCGTGGGCACTTTCCTCTGGAGCCAGATCTTGTAAATCGCATGATCGATCCAGTAGATGCATGTATCCTGGCACCGGCTTTTTTCGAAGGCGGCCGTATCACGGTCGACGACGTGCACTACGTACGCGAAGGCGCCATGCTTGTGCCAGTTGCCGATACGCCATTCGCGAAGGACAAAGCTTTTGGATTCAAGTCGAGCAATCTCCGGGAATGGGTTGTCGAAAAATttaaaagagaaagaaaacatgCTCCAGAAGTCACAAGCATAAGCCTCGGAGAATTGCGGCATCCAGATGCGGTATCTCAAATTGCTTCCAAACTGGAGCGTCTCTCAATTtcggcggcctcggcaaCGGTTGGCATTCCATTgatcatcatcctcaacgCAGTCAACTACAACGATATGGCGACCTTCATCGCAGCCAGAGCAAGAACCAAAGCCAGATTTGTCTACCGAAGCGGTGCAAGTCTTGTTTCGGCGTACCTTGGAATTGGGAAGTCGCCCCCGTTGTCACCGAAACGCTTATTCGAATCGTCCAGTACCAGTGGTAGAGGTGGCTTAATCATTGTTGGATCTTACGTCCCTAGAACCACAACACAATTAGAGCACCTGCTACAGAAGAATGTGGAAACTCTGAAACACATCGAACTCGATGTCGATGAGATCTTAGCAGCTTCCCCAGACGAAAGAATAGGCATTGTGCGAAATTGTTCACATCTTGTGAATGATACAATCGCTGGAGGAGTGGATGTTGTCGTGAGCACAAGCCGAAAGCTGGTTAGCAGTGATGAGCCATCGGAAAGTCTAAGCATGGGTAAGATAATTAGCGAGGCGCTTTGCGACATTACAAGACGCGTGGAAACTAAACCAAGATATATCATCGCTAAGGTAACCAAATTCGAGTATTTCAAACCTACTATTAGGAATCTAGCTAAACATCAACAGGGAGGCATTACTAGCAGTGATATTGCCACCAAGGCTCTCGGCATTGAGAAAGCTACAGTGGTGGGCCAAGTTGCCCCAGGCATACCAGTCTGGGAACCAAGCGATGATTGCTCTCCAAAATGGCCAGGACTCCCATATGTAGTCTTTCCCGGGAATACTGGGGAGGATGCCACTCTAGGCGATTTAGTGTGGGCTTTCCGTCACGAACGCGGTTGA
- a CDS encoding uncharacterized protein (EggNog:ENOG41) — protein MPVYHIVLFKLKPNISKAQLAEWSELGAAMVGKIPGLLKWDANPPLPATAHRAQGYDMGLIAVLEKPEDVVTYGKHPVHQRVHEIREALCSQTLAYDFEF, from the exons ATGCCAGTCTATCATATTG TCCTGTTCAAGCTTAAGCCTAATATCAGCAAGGCTCAGCTCGCAGAGTGGTCTGAACTGGGTGCCGCTATGGTGGGAAAAATACCTG GCTTGTTGAAATGGGATGCCAATCCTCCTTTACCAGCTACTGCCCATCGAGCCCAAGGATATGATATGGGCCTCATCGCAGTTCTGGAAAAGCCAGAAGATGTTGTGACTTACGGCAAGCATCCGGTGCATCAACG TGTTCACGAGATTCGCGAAGCATTGTGCAGTCAGACGTTGGCCTATGACTTTGAGTTTTAA
- a CDS encoding uncharacterized protein (EggNog:ENOG41): MVAATHTFGFIGLGNMGSQMAHNLSLYAKSKSLPPMHIWNRSRDKSEQFANQTAAKVADSVESLVQACDVIHMCLANDEVALSVVQQILTVGKQELIIVDHSTLFPTTSKLLQEEANSHQVTFCSCPVFGPPAAAKNAGLLIALSGAEHALEVLKEYIVPTLGKAVIDCGSDTARGALLKILGNNCILGTIELLSESFTLAEKTGFDVALFYEFIQAWFPAAAWINYGKKVQTSTPTPIIDQAWNHMTAAKAIGGESLDWSACAAGMRLTAGLPPFKGEDFALQKNGANGSQTNGGNQKQE, translated from the exons ATGGTCGCAGCAACCCACACTTTCGGCTTCATTGGGCTGGGGAATATGGGTTCCCAGATGGCTCATAACTTATCGCTTTATGCAAAGAGCAAATCCCTCCCTCCCATGCATATTTGGAACCGGTCACGCGACAAGAGCGAGCAGTTCGCTAATCAGACCGCTGCGAAAGTTGCGGACTCTGTCGAGTCACTGGTGCAAGCCTGTGATGTAATTCACATGTGCTTAGCGAACGATGAAGTCGCGCTCTCCGTCGTTCAACAGATACTCACGGTAGGAAAGCAAGAGTTGATTATCGTAGATCACTCGACTTTATTCCCTACAACCTCAAAATTACTCCAAGAAGAGGCCAACAGCCATCAAGTAACTTTCTGCTCCTGCCCAGTGTTCGGTCCTCCTGCTGCGGCAAAAAATGCCGGATTACTTATTGCACTTTCTGGTGCGGAGCATGCTCTAGAGGTGTTGAAGGAATACATCGTCCCAACTCTGGGCAAAGCTGTCATCGACTGTGGCAGCGATACAGCTAGAGGCGCTCTTCTCAAGATTCTAGGGAACAACTGCATTCTTGGCACCATTGAGCTCTTATCAGAGAGTTTTACTCTTGCTGAGAAGACTGGCTTCGATGTGGCCCTGTTTTACGAGTTTATTC AGGCCTGGTTTCCCGCAGCTGCTTGGATCAATTATGGAAAGAAGGTCC AGACATCGACACCAACTCCAATCATTGACCAAGCCTGGAACCATATGACTGCTGCTAAGGCTATTGGCGGTGAATCCCTTGACTGGAGCGCATGTGCTGCGGGAATGCGCCTCACAGCCGGCTTGCCTCCATTTAAAGGCGAGGACTTTGCTCTCCAGAAGAATGGAGCCAACGGCAGCCAAACGAATGGGGGCAACCAAAAACAGGAATAA
- a CDS encoding uncharacterized protein (EggNog:ENOG41), producing MTETRRDSSLAQSPVARQQSSPPRSQGRRYGFACANCRRRKAKCDGSFPVCKKCVTAHETCSYDKRPSVAFAVALQRQLKAYEDRFQQLRTASESDISSLLSNPVVVEKPKGGRARAPSPANADASRHLAELEANDFQEETSIGIDGQVYFYGRTSLYHIDPQKKPRDEAQDDSNLAYGSDIRPEEQNEMAAFLAEISPIMLHELLATYWCWPHHLHCVLVKKVFLRDLHTLGPYVSPFLLSAVLSQAARYSPRPDAKDVGERFAKRALGLLVKDIDRGSSIATLQGLLIFSSRECACGRTSQGWLYSGMAFRMARDLGLHVDPKKLGPLSSQFSGEDLALRQQMFWSCYSWDKTMSLCLGRAPTMLEVIELPTADTLLDGRDADDEIWQPVLVQGSLSESLIRHRALSSTRFAAYCELCTIIQDVLDTLYSRPHRAERDDLLIYLTKTLEKLENWSSRLPRELLVQQDIRAVLCPPLHILLLNLLYHTTVILLCRPYRALSAAAKARCTEAARATDILFTMHVRRFGFRCITWLQTYTMFVACTINVRDLKECQEIGGDTTLAHESGARLDFGMEILRQAESTPSASRCALIISQLLHGQITKNGAPQTTEEGQALSNSMGPPAAATEDKTQPVPDAMKGNGEDTSLSSLPAQPIVQHEPHDQSRHIDFGHAPPLLCPEDSEQDTAPLAYQSEASLGNGPFLGRVHVALDPTLCGNGVETPFRWLPENVCDDGSWMLMDMEFNPNLTYYNPQQVNNSDKGLYTTGDFVK from the exons ATGACAGAGACCCGCAGAGATTCGTCACTCGCACAGTCGCCTGTGGCGCGGCAACAGTCCAGCCCACCGCGAAGCCAGGGGAGAAGATACGGCTTCGCTTGTGCCAACTGCAGGAGACGCAAGGCCAAGTGTGATGGATCCTTTCCAGTGTGCAAAAAATGCGTTACTGCTCATGAAACATGCAGCTATGACAA GAGACCATCGGTTGCATTTGCTGTCGCACTTCAGCGGCAATTGAAAGCTTACGAAGATCGGTTCCAGCAACTACGCACCGCTAGTGAAAGTGATATATCCTCACTGTTGTCAAATCCCGTAGTTGTTGAAAAGCCGAAAGGGGGCCGGGCACGAGCACCTAGTCCAGCCAACGCTGACGCTTCTAGGCATCTTGCTGAACTCGAAGCTAATGATTTCCAAGAAGAAACTTCCATTGGAATTGATGGTCAAGTTTACTTCTATGGCCGCACCAGCTTATATCATATTGATCCACAAAAAAAACCTCGGGACGAAGCACAAGATGATAGTAATCTCGCCTATGGGTCAGACATTAGACCAGAAGAGCAAAACGAAATGGCTGCTTTTCTAGCTGAGATCTCTCCTATAATGTTGcatgagctgctggccacATATTGGTGCTGGCCTCACCATCTCCATTGTGTTCTAGTCAAAAAGGTGTTTCTTC GAGACTTGCATACTCTTGGCCCATACGTTTCACCTTTTCTTCTAAGCGCTGTGCTGTCGCAAGCTGCTCGGTATTCGCCACGACCAGACGCCAAAGATGTCGGTGAACGCTTTGCAAAACGTGCCCTCGGGCTCCTCGTTAAGGATATTGATCGAGGAAGTTCCATCGCCACGCTCCAGGGCCTGCTAATATTCTCATCGCGAGAATGCGCGTGCGGGAGGACGTCACAAGGCTGGCTATACAGTGGCATGGCCTTTCGTATGGCTAGAGACTTGGGCTTGCATGTGGATCCCAAGAAGCTCGGCCCGCTGTCGTCGCAGTTCTCGGGCGAAGATCTCGCGCTGCGGCAGCAAATGTTCTGGAGTTGCTACTCATGGGACAAGACTATGAGTTTGTGTCTAGGCCGAGCCCCTACTATGTTAGAAGTCATTGAGCTGCCCACTGCGGACACTCTCCTAGACGGGCgagatgccgacgacgaaaTTTGGCAGCCCGTTCTAGTCCAAGGATCTTTATCTGAAAGTCTTATTCGGCATCGTGCTCTCAGCAGTACGAGATTTGCTGCTTACTGTGAGCTCTGTACAATAATCCAGGATGTCCTCGACACGCTTTACTCGCGCCCACATAGGGCAGAGCGAGACGACTTACTGATATATCTGACAAAGACCCTCGAGAAGCTCGAAAACTGGTCTTCCCGACTACCTCGTGAGTTATTAGTGCAGCAGGATATCAGAGCTGTACTCTGCCCTCCTCTGCATATCCTACTATTAAACCTGCTCTATCACACTACTGTGATTCTGCTTTGCCGCCCATATCGAGCGCTATCCGCGGCGGCGAAGGCGCGATGTACCGAAGCAGCGCGGGCAACTGATATACTGTTTACAATGCATGTCCGACGTTTTGGATTCCGCTGCATCACTTGGCTTCAGACATATACCATGTTTGTGGCCTGCACTATCAACGTCCGTGACTTGAAAGAATGTCAAGAAATTGGCGGTGACACGACGTTGGCGCATGAGTCAGGGGCACGCCTAGATTTCGGCATGGAAATCCTTCGCCAAGCAGAGAGCACGCCTTCCGCCAGCCGATGCGCGCTGATTATAAGCCAGTTGCTACACGGCCAGATAACAAAAAATGGAGCGCCGCAGACAACAGAAGAGGGCCAGGCTCTCAGCAATTCAATGGGTCCTCCAGCGGCGGCCACAGAGGACAAAACACAGCCTGTTCCAGACGCTATGAAGGGAAATGGAGAGGATACTTCGCTATCATCTCTTCCAGCCCAGCCAATCGTTCAGCACGAACCACACGATCAAAGCCGACATATTGACTTCGGCCATGCGCCACCCCTGCTCTGCCCCGAAGACTCGGAACAAGACACGGCGCCCCTGGCTTACCAAAGTGAAGCTTCGCTTGGCAATGGACCATTCCTCGGCCGTGTTCATGTTGCTTTAGATCCTACATTGTGCGGAAACGGAGTAGAGACGCCGTTCCGATGGCTTCCTGAGAACGTATGCGATGACGGGAGCTGGATGCTGATGGACATGGAATTCAATCCAAATTTGACATATTATAATCCTCAGCAGGTAAATAATTCAGATAAGGGCTTATATACTACAGGGGACTTTGTTAAATAA
- a CDS encoding uncharacterized protein (EggNog:ENOG41~MEROPS:MER0005900) codes for MHGINAHGAAVGMNTISEVNGLPFYKPIPADITINNHQNGDKRKIFFRDVNIFDSTGADPYLGNVLIEEERIQKVGTFGFTPDEDTLVIEGYGKKTLMSGLIDSHTHLSWNNSPTLDGLTNLPIEEHVLHTANSAKTYLDCGYTMCFGAASAQPRLDLVIKQAIKSGMIPGPRTLANCQEISTTGGAIIPSITRFADGEDAMRRAVRDIISLGVDNVKLSMTGDYIHETMGSEETYYTLKETKAAVEEAHNRGKRVCAHARSAASVRLCALSGVDVIYHASFTDNETIDMLEKLKDRIFVAPAINFPWASCNGGATPYGLTPEMATKKGLTREVEVTCKVIKEMHKRGIRVLPGGDYGFAWAPHGTYAKDLAHFVNLFGYTPKETLLAATALGGDMMGHPESLGKVQPGYYADVILVDGNPLDDIELFQDTSRLHTIVINGHVHKNVMQSKDGKTYIREGVLNVRTVYSNLPKSS; via the coding sequence ATGCACGGGATCAATGCTCACGGCGCTGCCGTTGGCATGAATACCATCAGCGAGGTCAACGGTCTGCCTTTCTACAAACCTATCCCCGCGGATATCACCATTAACAACCATCAAAACGGTGACAAGAGGAAAATCTTCTTCCGGGATGTCAACATCTTTGACTCCACCGGAGCAGACCCGTACCTTGGCAATGTCTTGATCGAGGAAGAACGCATTCAAAAGGTCGGCACATTTGGCTTCACGCCCGATGAGGATACTCTTGTGATCGAGGGATATGGCAAGAAGACACTTATGAGTGGCTTGATCGACTCTCATACGCATCTGAGCTGGAATAACTCGCCGACTCTGGATGGACTTACAAACCTCCCCATCGAGGAACATGTCCTACACACAGCAAATTCAGCAAAGACTTACCTCGATTGCGGATACACAATGTGTTTCGGAGCTGCCAGCGCCCAACCACGACTTGATTTGGTCATCAAGCAGGCCATCAAGTCGGGCATGATTCCTGGGCCACGCACACTCGCCAATTGCCAGGAGATCTCCACGACCGGCGGAGCCATCATACCCAGCATCACGCGCTTCGCGGATGGGGAGGATGCCATGCGCAGGGCCGTGCGAGATATTATCTCTCTCGGCGTTGATAACGTTAAGCTCAGCATGACGGGAGACTACATTCACGAAACCATGGGCTCTGAGGAGACGTACTATACCTTGAAGGAGACCAAGGCCGCCGTAGAAGAAGCCCACAATCGCGGCAAGCGTGTGTGTGCTCACGCACGCTCGGCAGCATCCGTACGGCTCTGTGCGCTGAGTGGAGTCGACGTGATCTATCATGCTTCTTTCACAGACAATGAGACTATCGACAtgctcgagaagctcaaagACCGCATATTTGTCGCCCCGGCCATCAACTTCCCCTGGGCTAGTTGCAACGGCGGTGCTACGCCATACGGCCTCACCCCTGAAATGGCGACTAAGAAGGGCCTGACAAGAGAAGTCGAAGTTACGTGCAAAGTGATAAAGGAGATGCACAAACGAGGGATTCGAGTCCTTCCTGGGGGCGATTATGGATTCGCGTGGGCTCCTCACGGCACCTATGCTAAGGACCTTGCCCACTTTGTCAACTTGTTTGGCTACACCCCCAAGGAAACCTTGCTCGCTGCCACCGCTCTTGGTGGTGACATGATGGGACATCCTGAGAGCCTTGGCAAAGTCCAGCCTGGCTATTATGCCGACGTCATCCTCGTTGATGGAAATCCCCTGGATGATATCGAGTTGTTCCAAGATACGTCTCGATTGCACACTATCGTGATTAATGGTCATGTGCATAAGAATGTTATGCAGAGCAAAGATGGGAAGACGTATATCAGGGAGGGAGTCCTCAATGTAAGGACAGTATATAGCAACCTTCCGAAAAGCAGTTAA
- a CDS encoding uncharacterized protein (EggNog:ENOG41) codes for MSSFVQSLDTLQRAYSKQGDEDTLNTAMRRALRQHAAAERLEFRQDSVGNVYINKYGRDSDLGGIALAFPLDEHKSPQLFVGAFKVFSQLASQDLLCGLTLMGCTSSKEGPIGLEMWAASTGASVKSTSPSPQLGLLKQFSSLPSPFEFVFSAVFQVYNTTSEALKLDGSFILMAQAQKCALDLGGVTTHVRDFPRAPRLLIEGRNAETIATESIRGYSEYIAALFDNFD; via the exons ATGTCGTCTTTCGTGCAATCTCTCGATACTCTTCAGCGCGCGTACAGCAAAcagggagatgaagacacTCTGAACACAGCAATGCGAAGGGCCCTTCGTCAACATGCAGCGGCCGAGCGACTTGAATTTCGT CAAGATAGCGTGGGCAATGTGTACATTAACAAATACGGAAGAGACAGCGATCTGGGAGGGATTGCACTCGCGTTCCCACTCGACGAGCACAAGTCTCCGCAACTGTTTGTCGGCGCATTTAAAGTATTCAGCCAGCTAGCAAGCCAAGATCTTCTTTGTGGACTAACATTGATGGGCTGCACTTCATCGAAGGAAGGGCCCATCGGCTTGGAAATGTGGGCAGCATCGACTGGCGCCTCGGTGAAGTctacatcaccatcaccacagtTGGGCTTGCTGAAACAGTTCTCCAGTCTTCCAAGCCCTTTTGAATTTGTCTTCTCTGCCGTATTTCAGGTTTACAACACCACTTCGGAAGCATTGAAGCTGGATGGTAGTTTCATTCTGATGGCGCAGGCACAGAAGTGCGCTCTAGATCTCGGCGGTGTCACGACGCATGTCCGGGACTTCCCTAGAGCTCCACGTCTTCTGATTGAGGGTCGCAACGCAGAAACAATTGCAACGGAGAGCATTCGTGGGTACAGCGAGTATATAGCTGCACTGTTCGATAACTTTGACTAA
- a CDS encoding uncharacterized protein (EggNog:ENOG41~MEROPS:MER0031610), whose product MASQLRSYGLFDGPRGSLFFEREGNPEGQSILFIHGLGGTTNAYQPLVSHLTDFDLVRFDWSGHGQSSTPQTTNIDTYVDDCEAVIKHLGLQSVVVVGHSLGGLVALLLAAKLPLLVKALVLFGPVRPPPEAGQKAMAARVETVRQGGMAAVADAVISNAFASESLKKRNAEVALAREMLTRQDPEGYAMAVESLKNSYAPDWKRIKALTAVVSGDEDKVSSVAIGKMVVSDLGDSADQVVLSGVGHWHMLEAPFKCVEIITKYSSQ is encoded by the exons atgGCATCTCAGCTGCGATCCTACGGGCTATTCGATGGCCCCAGAGGCAGTTTATTTTTCGAGAGAGAGGGCAATCCTGAGGGGCAGTCGATTTTGTTTATTCATGGACTTGGTGGTACAACCAATGCCTACCAACCGCTTGTTTCTCATTTGACCGACTTTGATTTGGTGCGATTCGACTGGtccggccatggccaaagcTCTACTCCGCAGACGACGAACATCGATACATATGTGGATGACTGCGAAG CGGTCATCAAACACCTTGGCCTTCAGTCAGTTGTCGTAGTAGGCCATTCCCTCGGAGGTCTCGTAGCCCTTCTACTTGCAGCAAAACTTCCACTACTGGTCAAGGCTTTGGTACTTTTTGGCCCTGTTCGTCCACCACCTGAAGCGGGCCAGAAAGCAATGGCTGCACGTGTTGAAACAGTTCGCCAAGGTGGCATGGCAGCCGTTGCTGATGCGGTTATTTCTAACGCATTCGCCTCGGAATCTCTTAAGAAAAGGAACGCGGAAGTGGCTTTAGCGAGAGAAATGCTGACCCGTCAAGACCCAGAGGGCTATGCAATGGCAGTCGAGTCTCTCAAGAACAGTTATGCTCCTGACTGGAAACGTATAAAGGCGCTCACGGCGGTTGTTAGCGGTGATGAGGACAAGGTTTCGTCGGTTGCTATTGGAAAGATGGTTGTATCCGACCTTGGTGACAGCGCAGACCAGGTCGTCTTATCAGGTGTTGGTCACTGGCACATGCTGGAGGCGCCTTTCAAGTGCGTTGAAATAATCACAAAGTACAGTAGCCAATAG
- a CDS encoding uncharacterized protein (EggNog:ENOG41) has product MLKVLPILRNITTSVSFHATQSLLLAASFCQVQRNSTGFDSLWSPKTSLPNHSRLYRPSSLRTQRRNILIMSESNGSTRLAYILGVPLTDNCERQWPQMNEVVKSRELIAAVEGNFPELTLEVGRRLYLNDDVVVVEWSCNYGDGRMFRNVTIGELRNGEAYRVTDYWGEPTTTPTWRKERTARLDMPPNGIWKDANNVKHH; this is encoded by the coding sequence ATGCTTAAAGTCTTGCCAATATTGCGAAACATTACCACGTCTGTCTCATTTCACGCAACCCAGTCTCTCTTGCTTGCTGCAAGTTTCTGTCAAGTTCAGCGCAACAGTACTGGCTTCGATTCGCTTTGGTCACCTAAGACTTCTTTACCAAACCACTCAAGACTATATCGCCCATCGTCATTACGTACCCAGCGTCGGAACATACTCATCATGTCCGAGAGTAACGGAAGTACGCGGCTAGCTTATATTCTGGGTGTGCCCCTAACAGATAACTGCGAACGGCAATGGCCACAAATGAACGAGGTAGTAAAGAGTCGTGAGCTTATCGCAGCGGTTGAGGGTAACTTCCCTGAGCTTACGCTCGAGGTTGGCCGGCGTCTATATTTGAAcgatgatgttgttgttgtcgaATGGTCTTGCAACTATGGTGATGGTCGCATGTTCCGTAACGTCACTATTGGTGAGCTGCGTAATGGGGAAGCCTATCGGGTCACCGACTATTGGGGGGAGCCAACAACTACTCCAACCTGGCGCAAGGAACGCACAGCTCGACTCGATATGCCCCCCAATGGTATCTGGAAGGATGCCAATAATGTCAAGCATCACTAG
- a CDS encoding uncharacterized protein (TransMembrane:6 (o50-67i79-100o112-133i145-166o172-194i206-223o)), whose product MSSSINKVETDLEKGSEDRIEVARTGRVVKERAQPALAVMHKVRADPSPLGLLSFAACIFIFSLYGVRARGIGKPNLVVGMLIFYGGICQFLAGIMEFVAGNMFGATVFPSYAAFNLSFALIWLPGSGILQAYTDPSTSELTDEFNQALAMYLFAWMIITFIYTVAAIRSTWVLVINLVVLDIEYLLLACGYMVNNTSLLIAGNSLGFIVAFLSAWAATAGLWNSELTPFHLPVFEITDSE is encoded by the exons ATGAGCTCGTCAATCAATAAGGTTGAGACTGATCTCGAGAAAGGGTCAGAAGATCGCATTGAGGTCGCTCGTACCGGCCGAGTAGTCAAAGAAAGGGCCCAGCCGGCTCTTGCTGTCATGCACAAAGTCCGCGCAGATCCATCCCCCTTGGGTTTGCTCTCGTTCGCCGCCT gtatcttcatcttttcgcTCTACGGAGTCCGTGCCCGAGGAATCGGCAAACCCAACCTGGTGGTTGGAATGCTCATCTTTTATGGCGGCATCTGTCAGTTCCTAGCAGGCATCATGGAGTTCGTCGCGGGAAACATG TTTGGAGCTACCGTCTTTCCGTCCTACGCGGCATTCAATTTATCATTTGCCTTGATATGGCTGCCTGGGTCTGGCATTTTGCAAGCATATACCGATCCGTCTACGAGCGAGCTGACGGACGAATTCAACCAAGCCTTGGCTATGTATCTCTTCGCATGGATGATCATCACGTTCATTTATACTGTTGCGGCAATTCGTTCGACCTGGGTGCTTGTCATAAATCTTGTCGTTCTAGATATCGAGTATCTCCTCCTGGCTTGCGGATATATGGTAAATAACACGAGCCTGCTTATTGCAGGAAATTCGCTAGGCTTTATCGTTGCCTTTCTTTCGG CCTGGGCTGCCACCGCTGGGTTATGGAATAGCGAACTAACGCCCTTCCATCTCCCTGTCTTCGAGATTACTGATTCTGAATAA
- a CDS encoding uncharacterized protein (EggNog:ENOG41) — protein sequence MFVLIVGITGNIGLKLADALIQRGHVVRGASRSISTLPSNVLGKLESFLEITSWYDVQSIRKAVKGVDAVVCAYSPIPALALEGELLLVRIMEEEGVRRFIPSTWNLDWSQLRWGDMPYYDIFLALQRQLALSSNVDVLYIFTGTLAEVFFSVPGHGRFAPSNHGVWDPEASLKRAEVWGTGEEKWQFTTEQDCANFTAELIVDSTKKGGSYYICSFEHSIKEIADIYQDARGVPVQLDYMGSVEDLSIAANDAVLKMGLKRFETWMGYFYQLYQLNGRCYMKQLDSKQYSSLHLTSLEGFLKENMSI from the exons ATGTTTGTTCTTATTGTTGGAATCACAGGCAACATCGGCCTCAAGCTTGCCGATGCCCTTATACAGCGAGGTCACGTTGTCCGTGGAGCTTCTAGATCGATATCAACCCTTCCGAGCAACGTTTTAGGAAAGCTTGAAAGTTTTCTTGAAATCACGTCTTGGTATGATGTCCAAAGCATTCGAAAAGCAGTAAAGGGTGTGGATGCTGTAGTTTGTGCATACAGTCCTATCCCAGCTTTGGCGTTGGaaggagagcttcttcttgttcgtattatggaagaggagggggtTAGA CGATTCATACCATCTACGTGGAACCTTGACTGGTCTCAATTACGTTGGGGCGACATGCCATACTACGATATATTCCTTGCGCTACAGAGACAGCTTGCGCTATCGTCCAATGTAGACGTTCTGTACATATTCACAGGTACACTGGCAGAAGTTTTCTTCTCCGTTCCTGGACACGGGAGGTTTGCGCCTTCGAACCATGGAGTATGGGATCCTGAGGCGTCTCTCAAGAGAGCAGAAGTGTGGGGAACTGGTGAAGAGAAGTGGCAGTTTACCACCGAACAAGACTGCGCGAATTTCACTGCAGAGCTTATTGTGGACTCGACAAAGAAGGGCGGGTCATATTATATCTGCAGCTTTGAGCACAGCATCAAGGAAATCGCCGACATCTACCAGGACGCTCGAGGGGTACCGGTGCAGCTCGATTACATGGGAAGTGTTGAAGATCTAAGCATCGCAGCTAACGATGCAGTGCTCAAAATGGGCCTCAAAAGATTTGAGACTTGGATGGGATATTTCTACCAACTGTATCAGCTAAACGGCAGGTGCTATATGAAGCAATTGGACAGTAAGCAGTACTCTTCACTGCACCTAACGTCGCTGGAAGGTTTCTTGAAGGAAAACATGTCGATTTAG